One window of the Streptomyces asoensis genome contains the following:
- the ybaK gene encoding Cys-tRNA(Pro) deacylase, whose product MAKKPKKQQQPGGTPATVALTAAGVDFTVHAYDHDPSHPSYGEEAAEAMGVSPDRVFKTLVADVDGTLTVAVVPVAGSLDLKALASAVGGKRAAMADPTLAERTTGYVRGGISPLGQRKKLPTVLDASASTHPTICVSAGRRGLEVELSPTDLAGLTGAVLSEIARA is encoded by the coding sequence ATGGCGAAGAAGCCGAAGAAGCAGCAGCAGCCCGGCGGCACGCCCGCGACGGTGGCCCTGACTGCGGCGGGCGTGGACTTCACGGTTCACGCCTACGACCACGACCCGAGCCACCCGTCCTACGGCGAGGAGGCGGCCGAGGCGATGGGCGTCTCCCCCGACCGGGTCTTCAAGACCCTGGTCGCGGACGTGGACGGCACCCTGACGGTGGCCGTGGTCCCGGTGGCCGGCTCCCTGGACCTGAAGGCCCTGGCGTCGGCGGTGGGCGGAAAACGGGCGGCGATGGCCGACCCGACCCTCGCGGAACGCACCACGGGCTACGTCCGAGGCGGCATCTCCCCCCTGGGCCAGCGCAAGAAGCTCCCCACGGTCCTGGACGCCTCGGCCTCGACCCACCCCACGATCTGCGTCTCGGCAGGCCGCAGAGGCCTGGAGGTAGAACTCTCCCCGACAGACCTGGCCGGCCTCACGGGAGCGGTCCTGTCGGAGATCGCCCGCGCATAG
- a CDS encoding DUF2567 domain-containing protein translates to MTAPLTPPPPPHEPSPHTAWPPSPGGYAGVATAPHDVAYGQDGPGMKTELREAAVITVAVALAGALLGLLWVWLAPKVPLVGDLVDDNWVVYFKDTEGEQAIGVDGTFTLLALACGAVSAAAVFLWRRRGGVPLVIALAVGGFLGSLLAWRLGVWLGPDSDVIAHARSAGKGVTFSAPLKLGAKGALLAWSFAAALVHLGLTSLFGPRDPDPYLAHMGAPKDGYGAPMG, encoded by the coding sequence GTGACCGCACCGCTGACTCCGCCTCCGCCGCCGCACGAGCCCTCCCCGCACACGGCCTGGCCGCCGTCGCCCGGCGGGTACGCGGGGGTGGCCACCGCGCCCCATGACGTCGCGTACGGACAGGACGGGCCCGGCATGAAGACCGAACTGCGCGAAGCCGCCGTCATCACGGTGGCGGTCGCGCTCGCCGGGGCGCTGCTCGGCCTGCTGTGGGTGTGGCTGGCGCCGAAGGTGCCGCTCGTCGGTGACCTGGTGGACGACAACTGGGTCGTCTACTTCAAGGACACCGAGGGGGAGCAGGCGATCGGCGTGGACGGGACGTTCACGCTGCTGGCCCTGGCGTGCGGGGCCGTGAGCGCCGCGGCCGTGTTCCTGTGGCGGCGGCGTGGTGGAGTGCCGCTGGTGATCGCTCTCGCCGTCGGGGGGTTCCTCGGGTCGTTGCTGGCGTGGCGGCTGGGGGTGTGGCTGGGGCCCGACTCCGACGTGATCGCGCATGCGCGGTCGGCGGGCAAGGGGGTCACGTTCTCCGCTCCGCTGAAGCTCGGGGCGAAGGGGGCGTTGTTGGCGTGGTCGTTCGCCGCGGCGCTGGTGCATCTGGGGCTCACGTCGTTGTTCGGGCCTCGGGATCCGGATCCGTATCTGGCGCATATGGGTGCGCCCAAGGACGGGTACGGGGCGCCGATGGGCTAG
- a CDS encoding ABC transporter permease, which translates to MSVVPAEVLPGSARAVTQTVPRAAAAELAPRARLWPSLVAVYRAQLSRARVARIPLLFVATFQSVGILIMMRGVVDGGREAEAVVAGSAVLVVAFVALNLLAQYFGQLRASGGLDHYATLPVPPAAVVLGAAGAYASFTVPGTLVTAVFGCVLFGLPFTHLWVLAAVIPLAGAALSGLGAAFGLLAPRPELATVLGQLGMSAALLLGVLPPDRMPEAVRFARDLLPSTYGVEAFARTFRASPDWAFVLGDLAVCAGVGVVSLAVATWAYRRAAVR; encoded by the coding sequence GTGAGTGTCGTACCCGCCGAGGTTCTGCCGGGAAGCGCCCGGGCCGTCACACAGACGGTGCCCCGCGCCGCCGCCGCCGAGCTGGCCCCCCGCGCGCGGCTGTGGCCGTCGCTGGTGGCCGTGTACCGGGCGCAGCTGTCCCGGGCCCGGGTGGCGCGCATCCCGCTGCTGTTCGTGGCGACCTTCCAGTCGGTCGGCATCCTGATCATGATGCGGGGCGTGGTGGACGGGGGCCGCGAGGCGGAGGCCGTGGTGGCGGGCTCCGCGGTCCTCGTTGTCGCGTTCGTCGCGCTGAACCTGCTCGCGCAGTACTTCGGACAGCTGCGGGCGAGCGGCGGGCTGGACCACTACGCGACCCTTCCGGTGCCGCCGGCGGCCGTGGTGCTCGGGGCGGCGGGCGCGTACGCGTCCTTCACCGTGCCGGGGACCCTGGTGACCGCGGTCTTCGGATGTGTGCTGTTCGGGCTGCCGTTCACCCATCTGTGGGTGCTCGCGGCCGTGATCCCGCTGGCCGGCGCCGCGCTGTCCGGGCTGGGCGCGGCCTTCGGGCTGCTCGCGCCGCGGCCGGAGCTGGCCACCGTGCTGGGGCAGCTCGGCATGTCGGCGGCGCTGCTGCTGGGCGTGCTGCCGCCGGACCGGATGCCGGAGGCGGTGCGCTTCGCCCGCGATCTTCTGCCGTCGACGTACGGGGTCGAGGCGTTCGCCCGGACCTTCCGGGCCAGTCCCGACTGGGCGTTCGTCCTCGGCGACCTCGCCGTGTGCGCCGGGGTCGGCGTCGTTTCGCTGGCCGTCGCCACCTGGGCGTACCGTCGGGCCGCCGTCCGGTGA
- a CDS encoding ABC transporter ATP-binding protein, protein MSTRAAPPIRHRDEVVCAVRGLTKTYPAVRGRRGTPATPEVRATDDVRLDIRRGEIFGLLGPNGAGKTTLVRQMTGLMRPDTGSVEILGHDIVRHPERAARILAYLGQESSALDELTVSLAAETTGRLRGLDVRAARRERDAVLDELGLTPIAGRPLRKLSGGQRRLACFATALVGERPLLVLDEPTTGMDPVARRAVWASVDRRRAERGTTVLLVTHNVIEAETVLDRVAVIDQGRVIACDTPTGLKEQVADEVRVELVWRERAPLDVPEVAALRERAVESGRRWTLRLAPDEARAVVATVTGGAAFAALDDFTLATPSLEDVYLALGGAARQGLVRA, encoded by the coding sequence GTGAGTACGCGCGCGGCACCGCCCATTCGGCACAGGGACGAGGTCGTGTGTGCCGTGCGCGGGCTGACCAAGACCTATCCGGCGGTCCGGGGCCGGCGCGGCACTCCCGCGACACCCGAGGTCCGGGCCACCGACGACGTACGGCTGGACATCCGGCGCGGTGAGATCTTCGGCCTGCTCGGGCCGAACGGCGCCGGGAAGACCACCCTCGTACGGCAGATGACCGGGCTGATGCGGCCCGACACGGGCAGTGTGGAGATCCTCGGGCACGACATCGTGCGCCACCCCGAGCGGGCCGCGCGGATCCTCGCCTACCTCGGGCAGGAGTCCAGCGCCCTCGACGAACTCACCGTCTCGCTGGCCGCCGAGACCACCGGACGGCTGCGCGGCCTCGACGTGCGCGCGGCGCGCCGGGAGCGGGACGCCGTCCTCGACGAGCTGGGTCTCACGCCGATCGCCGGACGGCCGCTGCGCAAGCTGTCCGGCGGACAGCGGCGGCTGGCCTGCTTCGCGACCGCGCTGGTGGGGGAGCGGCCCCTGCTCGTGCTGGACGAACCGACCACCGGGATGGATCCGGTGGCCCGGCGGGCCGTGTGGGCCTCCGTGGACCGGCGGCGGGCCGAGCGTGGGACGACCGTGCTGCTCGTCACCCACAACGTCATCGAGGCGGAGACCGTCCTCGACCGGGTCGCCGTCATCGACCAGGGCCGGGTCATCGCCTGCGACACCCCCACGGGGCTCAAGGAGCAGGTCGCCGACGAGGTGCGGGTCGAACTGGTGTGGCGGGAGCGGGCGCCGCTGGACGTGCCCGAGGTCGCCGCGCTGCGCGAGCGGGCCGTGGAGTCGGGCCGCCGCTGGACACTGCGGCTGGCTCCCGACGAGGCCCGCGCGGTCGTCGCCACCGTCACCGGCGGAGCCGCCTTCGCCGCCCTGGACGACTTCACGCTGGCCACACCGAGCCTGGAGGACGTCTATCTGGCGCTGGGCGGGGCGGCACGGCAGGGGCTGGTGCGGGCATGA
- a CDS encoding NYN domain-containing protein, which produces MDRCIVLVDAGYLLGAAASLLAGEPSRSKITVDHAALVQGLREQAESETERPLLRIYWFDGAPDRVPQPEHRRLRVMPRVTVRLGALTRSDGRWAQKGVDAAMHAELTELARNRACSDVVLVTGDGDLLPGMMAAKEHGVAVHLWAVQAADGDYNQSEDLVAEADERRVLDRTWITKAVRAKEVGGTCASPPAPRPEIAAILSAPLPDSGLARPAERTAEETEHASAAGASENGAEERVPAPKGGVPTPKDLAALRAPGAQAVQHPTTATLRWSSDKGWVDRPGIAAEPSEVAAMPTLAQLTTAEQRWADREEDITTVGGDPYEVGQVFARRWMGRLGEQGQLQNLSGMYPRIPHRIDGELLRYAARFGLLAHKDDQIDEHDRYAIRAGFWREIDVRTAAEHAPAGD; this is translated from the coding sequence GTGGACCGCTGCATCGTCCTGGTGGACGCCGGGTATCTGCTGGGGGCCGCCGCCAGCCTCCTCGCCGGAGAGCCCTCGCGATCGAAAATCACCGTCGACCACGCCGCCCTCGTCCAGGGCCTGCGCGAACAGGCCGAGTCCGAGACCGAGCGGCCGCTGCTGCGCATCTACTGGTTCGACGGCGCCCCGGACCGCGTCCCCCAGCCCGAACACCGCAGACTGCGTGTGATGCCACGGGTGACCGTCCGGCTGGGCGCACTGACCCGCAGTGACGGCCGCTGGGCCCAGAAGGGCGTCGACGCCGCCATGCACGCCGAGCTCACCGAGCTGGCCCGCAACCGCGCCTGCTCCGACGTCGTCCTCGTCACCGGCGACGGCGATCTGCTGCCCGGCATGATGGCCGCCAAGGAGCACGGCGTCGCCGTCCACCTGTGGGCCGTCCAGGCCGCCGACGGCGACTACAACCAGTCCGAGGACCTGGTCGCCGAGGCCGACGAACGGCGCGTCCTGGACCGCACCTGGATCACCAAGGCCGTACGCGCGAAGGAGGTCGGCGGGACCTGCGCGTCGCCGCCCGCGCCCCGGCCCGAGATCGCCGCGATCCTCTCCGCGCCGCTGCCCGACTCCGGCCTCGCCCGCCCCGCCGAGCGGACCGCCGAGGAGACCGAGCACGCCTCCGCGGCCGGCGCCTCCGAGAACGGCGCCGAGGAGCGCGTTCCCGCACCCAAGGGGGGCGTGCCGACTCCCAAGGACCTGGCCGCCCTGCGCGCACCCGGCGCCCAGGCCGTCCAGCACCCCACCACCGCGACTCTGCGCTGGTCCTCCGACAAGGGCTGGGTCGACCGCCCCGGGATCGCCGCCGAACCCTCCGAGGTCGCCGCGATGCCGACGCTCGCGCAGCTCACCACGGCGGAGCAGCGGTGGGCCGACCGCGAGGAGGACATCACCACCGTCGGCGGCGACCCGTACGAGGTGGGGCAGGTCTTCGCGCGCCGGTGGATGGGGCGCCTCGGCGAGCAGGGCCAGCTCCAGAACCTGTCGGGCATGTACCCGCGGATCCCGCACCGCATCGACGGCGAGCTGCTGAGGTACGCGGCCCGCTTCGGACTGCTCGCGCACAAGGACGACCAGATCGACGAACACGACCGGTACGCCATCCGGGCGGGATTCTGGCGGGAGATCGACGTACGGACGGCCGCCGAGCACGCTCCGGCCGGGGACTGA
- the dnaE gene encoding DNA polymerase III subunit alpha: MSKPPFTHLHVHTQYSLLDGAARLKDMFDACNEMGMTHIAMSDHGNLHGAYDFFHTAKKAGVTPIIGIEAYVAPESRRNKRKIQWGQPHQKRDDVSGSGGYTHKTIWAANATGLHNLFKLSSDAYAEGWLQKWPRMDKETISQWSEGLIASTGCPSGELQTRLRLGQKEEALKAAADYQDIFGKDRYFLELMDHGIEIESRVRDGLLEIGKKLGIPPLVTNDSHYTYAHEATAHDALLCIQTGKNLSDPDRFRFDGTGYYLKSTDEMYAIDSSDAWQEGCANTLLVAEQIDTTGMFEAKNLMPKFDIPDGFTEVTWFKEEVRRGMDRRFPGGVPDDRQKQVEYEMDVIIQMGFPGYFLVVADFIMWAKNQGIAVGPGRGSAAGSIVAYAMGITDLDPIPHGLIFERFLNPERVSMPDVDIDFDERRRVEVIRYVTEKYGADKVAMIGTYGKIKAKNAIKDSARVLGYPYAMGDRLTKAMPADVLGKGIDLNGITDPSHPRYSEAGEIRAMYENEPDVKKVIDTAKGVEGLVRQMGVHAAGVIMSSEPIVDHAPIWVRHTDGVTITQWDYPQCESLGLLKMDFLGLRNLTIMDDAVKMVKSNKGIDLDLLALPLDDPTTFELLQRGETLGVFQFDGGPMRSLLRLMKPDNFEDISAVSALYRPGPMGMDSHTNYALRKNKLQEITPIHKELEEPLEEVLAVTYGLIVYQEQVQKAAQIIAGYSLGEADILRRVMGKKKPDELAKNFTIFQAGAKKNGYSDEAIKALWDVLVPFAGYAFNKAHSAAYGLVSYWTAYLKANHPAEYMAGLLTSVKDDKDKSAVYLNECRRMGIKVLPPNVNESVHNFAAQGDDVILFGLEAVRNVGTNVVESIIRSRKAKGKYGSFPDYLDKVEAVACNKRTTESLIKAGAFDTLGHTRKGLTAHFEPMIDNVVAVKRKEAEGQFDLFGGMGEEETSEPGFGLDVEFTTDEWEKTYLLAQEREMLGLYVSDHPLFGLEHVLSDKADAGIAQLTGGEHADGAVVTIGGIISGLQRKMTKQGNAWAIATVEDLAGSIECMFFPATYQLVSTQLVEDAVVFVKGRLDKREDVPRLVAMELQVPDLSNAGTNAPVILTIPATRVTPPMINRLGEILTHHRGDSEVRIRLQGPTKTTVLRLDRHRVKPDPALFGDLKVLLGPSCLAG, from the coding sequence GTGTCAAAGCCGCCGTTCACGCACCTGCACGTCCACACCCAGTACTCGCTGCTGGACGGTGCCGCGCGGCTGAAGGACATGTTCGACGCGTGCAACGAGATGGGCATGACCCACATCGCCATGTCCGACCACGGCAACCTGCACGGGGCGTACGACTTCTTCCACACCGCGAAGAAGGCCGGAGTCACCCCGATCATCGGGATCGAGGCGTATGTCGCCCCCGAGTCGCGGCGCAACAAGCGCAAGATCCAGTGGGGCCAGCCGCACCAGAAGCGCGACGACGTCTCCGGTTCCGGTGGCTACACCCACAAGACGATCTGGGCGGCCAACGCGACGGGCCTGCACAACCTCTTCAAGCTCTCTTCGGACGCGTACGCCGAGGGCTGGCTCCAGAAGTGGCCCCGGATGGACAAGGAGACCATCTCCCAGTGGTCCGAGGGGCTGATCGCCTCCACCGGCTGCCCCTCCGGCGAGCTCCAGACCCGGCTGCGCCTCGGCCAGAAGGAGGAGGCGCTGAAGGCGGCGGCCGACTACCAGGACATCTTCGGCAAGGACCGGTACTTCCTGGAGCTGATGGACCACGGCATCGAGATCGAGAGCCGGGTCCGCGACGGCCTCCTGGAGATCGGCAAGAAGCTCGGCATCCCGCCGCTGGTCACCAACGACTCGCACTACACGTACGCGCACGAGGCGACCGCGCACGACGCGCTGCTGTGCATCCAGACCGGCAAGAACCTCTCCGACCCGGACCGTTTCCGCTTCGACGGCACCGGCTACTACCTGAAGTCCACGGACGAGATGTACGCCATCGACTCCTCGGACGCCTGGCAGGAGGGCTGCGCCAACACCCTCCTGGTGGCCGAGCAGATCGACACCACCGGCATGTTCGAGGCGAAGAACCTCATGCCGAAGTTCGACATCCCCGACGGCTTCACCGAGGTCACCTGGTTCAAGGAGGAGGTCCGCCGGGGGATGGACCGCCGCTTCCCGGGCGGCGTCCCCGACGACCGGCAGAAGCAGGTCGAGTACGAGATGGACGTCATCATCCAGATGGGGTTCCCGGGCTACTTCCTCGTCGTCGCCGACTTCATCATGTGGGCGAAGAACCAGGGCATCGCGGTCGGTCCGGGGCGTGGATCCGCGGCCGGCTCGATCGTCGCCTACGCGATGGGCATCACCGACCTCGACCCGATCCCGCACGGCCTGATCTTCGAGCGGTTCCTCAACCCCGAGCGCGTCTCCATGCCCGATGTCGACATCGACTTCGACGAGCGCAGGCGCGTCGAGGTGATCCGGTACGTGACGGAGAAGTACGGCGCCGACAAGGTCGCCATGATCGGCACCTACGGCAAGATCAAGGCGAAGAACGCCATCAAGGACTCCGCGCGCGTGCTGGGCTACCCGTACGCGATGGGCGACCGCCTCACCAAGGCCATGCCCGCCGACGTCCTGGGCAAGGGCATCGACCTCAACGGCATCACCGACCCCTCGCACCCGCGCTACAGCGAGGCGGGCGAGATCCGCGCGATGTACGAGAACGAACCGGACGTGAAGAAGGTCATCGACACCGCCAAGGGCGTCGAGGGCCTGGTCCGGCAGATGGGTGTGCACGCGGCCGGCGTGATCATGTCCAGCGAGCCCATCGTCGACCACGCCCCCATCTGGGTGCGGCACACGGACGGCGTGACCATCACCCAGTGGGACTACCCGCAGTGCGAGTCGCTCGGCCTGCTGAAGATGGACTTCCTCGGCCTGCGCAACCTGACGATCATGGACGACGCCGTCAAGATGGTGAAGTCCAACAAGGGCATCGACCTCGACCTGCTGGCCCTGCCGCTCGACGATCCGACGACCTTCGAACTGCTCCAGCGCGGTGAGACCCTCGGCGTCTTCCAGTTCGACGGCGGCCCCATGCGCTCGCTGCTGCGCCTGATGAAGCCCGACAACTTCGAAGACATCTCCGCCGTCTCCGCGCTCTACCGTCCCGGCCCGATGGGCATGGACTCGCACACCAACTACGCGCTCCGCAAGAACAAGCTCCAGGAGATCACCCCGATCCACAAGGAGCTCGAGGAGCCGCTCGAAGAGGTCCTGGCGGTCACCTACGGCCTGATCGTCTACCAGGAGCAGGTGCAGAAGGCCGCCCAGATCATCGCCGGGTACTCGCTGGGCGAGGCCGACATCCTGCGCCGCGTGATGGGCAAGAAGAAGCCCGACGAGCTGGCGAAGAACTTCACCATCTTCCAGGCCGGCGCCAAGAAGAACGGCTACAGCGACGAGGCGATCAAGGCCCTGTGGGACGTGCTGGTCCCCTTCGCCGGCTACGCCTTCAACAAGGCGCACTCCGCCGCGTACGGCCTGGTCTCGTACTGGACCGCCTACCTGAAGGCAAACCACCCCGCCGAGTACATGGCCGGACTGCTCACCTCGGTCAAGGACGACAAGGACAAGTCGGCCGTCTACCTCAACGAGTGCCGGCGCATGGGCATCAAGGTGCTCCCGCCGAACGTCAACGAGTCGGTGCACAACTTCGCCGCGCAGGGCGACGACGTGATCCTCTTCGGCCTCGAAGCCGTGCGCAACGTCGGTACGAACGTGGTGGAGTCGATCATCAGGAGCCGCAAGGCCAAGGGCAAGTACGGCTCGTTCCCCGACTACCTCGACAAGGTCGAGGCGGTCGCGTGCAACAAGCGCACCACGGAGTCGCTGATCAAGGCGGGCGCGTTCGACACCCTGGGGCACACCCGCAAGGGCCTCACCGCGCACTTCGAGCCGATGATCGACAACGTGGTCGCGGTCAAGCGCAAGGAGGCCGAGGGCCAGTTCGACCTCTTCGGCGGCATGGGCGAGGAGGAGACGAGCGAGCCCGGTTTCGGACTCGACGTCGAGTTCACGACCGACGAGTGGGAGAAGACGTATCTGCTCGCCCAGGAGCGGGAGATGCTCGGTCTGTACGTCTCCGACCACCCGCTCTTCGGCCTGGAGCACGTGCTGTCCGACAAGGCCGACGCGGGCATCGCCCAGCTCACCGGCGGTGAGCACGCGGACGGCGCGGTCGTCACCATCGGCGGCATCATCTCCGGCCTCCAGCGGAAGATGACCAAGCAGGGCAACGCCTGGGCGATCGCCACCGTCGAGGACCTCGCGGGTTCCATCGAGTGCATGTTCTTCCCGGCGACCTACCAGCTCGTCTCGACCCAACTCGTCGAGGACGCCGTCGTCTTCGTCAAGGGCCGCCTCGACAAGCGGGAGGACGTGCCGCGGCTCGTCGCCATGGAGCTCCAGGTCCCCGACCTGTCGAACGCGGGCACCAACGCCCCCGTGATCCTCACCATCCCGGCCACCCGGGTCACCCCGCCGATGATCAACCGCCTGGGGGAGATCCTCACGCACCACCGGGGTGACAGCGAGGTCCGGATCAGGCTCCAGGGCCCGACCAAGACGACCGTCCTGCGTCTGGACCGGCACCGGGTCAAGCCCGATCCCGCGCTGTTCGGTGATCTGAAGGTGCTGCTCGGCCCCTCCTGCCTGGCCGGCTGA
- a CDS encoding DUF2252 domain-containing protein has translation MSVQQLNDEHRGEEILAVFDTAFGELLAADPAAFRVKFRKMAASAFAFYRGTAGLFYHDLDAEKRGGPFLDERTSRVWIHGDLHAENFGTYMDATGRLIFNVNDFDEAYVGPFTWDLKRLSASIALIGYAKALGDDQISELVEVYAGAYRERIHALATGAKSDEVPPFTLDTAQGPLLDALRDARSLTRFGLLDSMTEIRDFERRFAPGGGSIELDAATRYKVLAAFDGYLETLPETSLARPDSYRVKDVVGRRGIGIGSAGLPSYNILLEGHSDALENDVVIYIKQAQTPAVSRHITDPAIRDYFQHEGHRTVISQRALQQHADPWLGWTELGGAGQLVAEVSPYAVDLDWGDIDDPEEIAGVVADLGRATATMHAAADDTSGESLVPFSTERAIDAAIAADEDGFAPLLVDFAHTYGARARTDHQIFVDLFRNGRIPGL, from the coding sequence ATGTCGGTTCAGCAGCTCAACGACGAGCACCGCGGCGAGGAGATCCTCGCCGTCTTCGACACCGCGTTCGGCGAGCTCCTGGCCGCCGACCCGGCCGCGTTCCGGGTGAAGTTCCGGAAGATGGCGGCCTCGGCGTTCGCGTTCTACCGGGGTACCGCGGGCCTCTTCTACCACGATCTCGACGCCGAGAAGCGGGGCGGCCCGTTCCTGGACGAGCGCACCTCGCGCGTGTGGATCCACGGCGACCTGCACGCGGAGAACTTCGGCACCTACATGGACGCGACAGGCCGGCTGATCTTCAACGTCAACGACTTCGACGAGGCGTATGTCGGCCCCTTCACCTGGGACCTGAAGCGCCTCTCCGCCTCCATCGCCCTCATCGGGTACGCCAAGGCGCTCGGCGACGATCAGATCAGCGAGCTGGTGGAGGTGTACGCGGGCGCGTACCGGGAGCGGATCCACGCGCTGGCCACCGGCGCCAAGAGCGACGAGGTGCCGCCCTTCACCCTGGACACCGCGCAGGGCCCGCTGCTCGACGCGCTGCGCGACGCCCGCTCGCTGACCCGCTTCGGGCTGCTGGACTCGATGACGGAGATCCGTGACTTCGAGCGCCGCTTCGCCCCCGGCGGCGGCTCCATCGAGCTGGACGCCGCCACCCGCTACAAGGTGCTCGCGGCCTTCGACGGCTACCTGGAGACGCTGCCGGAGACCTCCCTGGCCCGCCCGGACTCCTACCGCGTGAAGGACGTCGTCGGCCGCCGGGGCATCGGCATCGGCTCGGCCGGTCTGCCGTCGTACAACATCCTCCTCGAGGGCCACAGCGACGCCCTGGAGAACGACGTCGTGATCTACATCAAGCAGGCCCAGACGCCGGCCGTCTCCCGGCACATCACGGACCCGGCGATCCGCGACTACTTCCAGCACGAGGGCCACCGCACGGTGATCTCCCAGCGCGCCCTCCAGCAGCACGCCGACCCGTGGCTGGGCTGGACCGAGCTGGGCGGCGCGGGGCAGCTGGTCGCCGAGGTCTCGCCGTACGCGGTCGACCTGGACTGGGGCGACATCGACGACCCGGAGGAGATCGCCGGCGTCGTCGCCGACCTGGGCCGGGCCACGGCCACGATGCACGCGGCGGCGGACGACACCTCCGGCGAGTCCCTGGTGCCCTTCTCCACCGAGCGGGCCATCGACGCGGCGATCGCGGCCGACGAGGACGGCTTCGCGCCGCTCCTGGTCGACTTCGCGCACACGTACGGCGCACGCGCGCGTACCGACCACCAGATCTTCGTCGACCTGTTCCGCAACGGCCGGATTCCAGGTCTCTAA
- a CDS encoding DsbA family protein — protein sequence MSKRNSAQAKTAARERLRVEREREAKRAKVRRQIIVACSVVGVLAIAGGIGYAVVQANKPGYWEDAAKAKLVAPANTSGKNGTTVVMGKASAKKTLVMYEDPRCPVCAQFEQTVGATVKSDYDAGKFKIEYVGATFLDRSLTGEGSKNALSALGAALNVSPEAFLEYKTAMYSAKYHPEETEDKFKDDSYLIKVADTVSALKGNAKFQSAVKNGTYDRWALEMSKTFDKSGVSGTPTLKMDGKTLTGSDGQGNAPMTVADFTTAIDAALKG from the coding sequence ATGAGCAAGCGGAACAGCGCGCAGGCGAAGACGGCGGCCCGGGAGCGGCTGCGCGTCGAGCGTGAGCGCGAGGCCAAGCGGGCCAAGGTCAGGCGGCAGATCATCGTCGCCTGCTCGGTCGTCGGCGTGCTCGCGATAGCCGGCGGCATAGGTTACGCCGTCGTCCAGGCCAACAAGCCCGGCTACTGGGAGGACGCGGCGAAGGCCAAGCTGGTCGCGCCGGCCAACACCAGCGGCAAGAACGGCACGACGGTCGTCATGGGCAAGGCGAGCGCCAAGAAGACGCTCGTGATGTACGAGGACCCGCGCTGCCCGGTCTGCGCCCAGTTCGAGCAGACCGTCGGCGCGACGGTGAAGAGCGACTACGACGCCGGCAAGTTCAAGATCGAGTACGTCGGCGCGACCTTCCTCGACCGCAGCCTGACCGGCGAGGGTTCCAAGAACGCGCTCAGCGCTCTGGGCGCCGCGCTCAACGTCAGCCCCGAGGCGTTCCTCGAGTACAAGACCGCGATGTACTCGGCGAAGTACCACCCCGAGGAGACCGAGGACAAGTTCAAGGACGACTCCTACCTGATCAAGGTGGCGGACACGGTCTCGGCGCTGAAGGGCAACGCCAAGTTCCAGAGCGCCGTGAAGAACGGCACCTACGACCGGTGGGCGCTGGAGATGTCCAAGACGTTCGACAAGAGCGGCGTCTCGGGTACCCCGACCCTGAAGATGGACGGCAAGACGCTGACCGGCTCCGACGGGCAGGGCAACGCCCCGATGACGGTCGCCGACTTCACCACGGCGATCGACGCGGCTCTCAAGGGCTGA